A genomic stretch from Vulpes lagopus strain Blue_001 chromosome 11, ASM1834538v1, whole genome shotgun sequence includes:
- the RPS6KA4 gene encoding ribosomal protein S6 kinase alpha-4 isoform X2, whose amino-acid sequence MKVLRKAALVQRAKTQEHTRTERSVLELVRQAPFLVTLHYAFQTDAKLHLILDYVNGGEMFTHLYQRQHFKEAEVRVYGGEIVLALEHLHKLGIIYRDLKLENVLLDSEGHIVLTDFGLSKEFLTEEKERTFSFCGTIEYMAPEIIRSKSGHGKAVDWWSLGILLFELLTGASPFTLEGERNTQAEVSRRILKCSPPFPPRIGPVAQDLLQRLLCKDPKKRLGAGPQGAQEVKNHPFFQGLDWAALAARKVPAPFRPQIRSELDVGNFAEEFTRLEPVYSPPGSPPPGDPRIFQGYSFVAPSILFDHNNAVMMTDVLEASGTGDRPGRAAVARSAMMQDSPFFQQYELDLREPALGQGSFSVCRRCRQRQSGQEFAVKILSRRLEANTQREVAALRLCQSHPNVVKLHDVHHDQLHTYVVLELLRGGELLEHIRKKRHFSESEASQILRSLVSAVSFMHEEAGVVHRDLKPENILYADDTPGAPVKIIDFGFARLRPQSPAGPMQTPCFTLQYAAPELLAQQGYDESCDLWSLGVILYMMLSGQVPFQGASGQGGQSQAAEIMCKIREGRFSLDGEAWQGVSEEAKELVRGLLTVDPAKRLKLEGLRGSSWLQDGSARSSPPLRTPDVLESSGPAVRSGLNATFMAFNRGKREGFFLKSVENAPLAKRRKQKLRSAATSRRVSPAPSAQGRAPAAKGAPRRANGPLPPS is encoded by the exons ATGAAGGTGCTGCGCAAGGCAGCGCTGGTACAGCGTGCCAAGACGCAGGAGCACACGCGCACCGAGCGCTCCGTGCTAGAACTGGTGCGCCAGGCCCCCTTCCTGGTTACGCTGCATTACGCCTTCCAGACGGATGCCAAGCTGCACCTCATCCTGG ACTATGTGAACGGAGGCGAGATGTTCACCCACCTCTACCAGCGCCAGCACTTCAAAGAGGCTGAAGTGCGTGTGTATGGGGGTGAGATTGTGCTGGCCCTGGAACACCTGCACAAG CTGGGTATCATCTATCGAGATCTGAAGCTGGAGAATGTGCTGCTTGACTCCGAGGGCCACATCGTACTCACAGACTTTGGGCTTAGCAAGGAGTTCCTGACGGAAGAG AAAGAACGAACCTTCTCCTTCTGTGGCACTATCGAGTACATGGCCCCCGAAATTATCCGCAGCAAGTCGGGGCATGGCAAG GCTGTGGACTGGTGGAGTCTGGGCATCCTTCTCTTTGAGCTGCTGACGGGGGCCTCGCCCTTCACCCTGGAGGGCGAGAGGAACACGCAGGCAGAGGTCTCCCG ACGGATCCTGAAGtgctcccctcccttccccccccggATCGGGCCTGTGGCACAGGACCTGCTGCAGCGGCTACTTTGCAAGGACCCCAAGAAGCGACTGGGTGCAGGGCCCCAGGGGGCACAGGAAGTCAAGAACCACCCCTTCTTCCAG GGTCTGGATTGGGCTGCTCTGGCTGCCAGGAAAGTTCCAGCCCCATTCCGACCACAGATCCGCTCGGAGCTGGATGTAGGCAACTTTGCAGAGGAATTTACTCGGCTGGAGCCTGTATACTCACCCCCTGGCAGCCCCCCGCCTGGGGACCCCCGCATCTTCCAG GGGTACTCCTTCGTGGCGCCCTCTATCCTGTTTGATCATAACAACGCGGTGATGATGACGGATGTGCTGGAAGCTTCTGGCACTGGAGACCGGCCAGGCCGCGCAGCGGTGGCCAGGAGTGCCATGATGCAG GACTCGCCCTTCTTCCAGCAGTACGAACTGGACCTGCGGGAGCCCGCGCTGGGCCAGGGCAGCTTCTCCGTGTGTCGCCGCTGCCGCCAGCGCCAGAGCGGCCAGGAGTTCGCGGTCAAGATCCTCAGCCGCAG GCTGGAGGCGAACACGCAGCGAGAAGTGGCCGCCCTACGGCTTTGCCAGTCGCACCCCAACGTGGTGAAGTTGCATGATGTGCATCACGACCAG TTGCACACGTATGTGGTTCTGGAGCTGCTGCGGGGCGGGGAGCTGCTGGAGCACATCCGCAAGAAGCGGCACTTCAGCGAGTCCGAAGCGAGCCAGATCCTGCGCAGCCTCGTGTCCGCCGTGAGCTTCATGCACGAGGAGGCGGGCGTGGTGCATCGCGACCTCAAGCCCGAG AACATTCTGTACGCCGACGACACGCCTGGAGCCCCCGTGAAGATCATCGACTTTGGGTTCGCGCGGCTGCGCCCGCAGAGCCCCGCGGGGCCCATGCAGACGCCCTGCTTCACGCTGCAGTACGCAGCTCCCGAGCTGTTGGCGCAGCAGGGCTACGACGAATCCTGCGACCTCTGGAGCCTCGGCGTCATTCTG TACATGATGCTGTCGGGGCAGGTCCCCTTCCAGGGGGCCTCAGGCCAGGGCGGGCAGAGCCAGGCGGCAGAGATAATGTGCAAGATCCGTGAGGGCCGCTTCTCCCTTGATGGGGAAGCCTGGCAAGGCGTGTCTGAGGAGGCTAAGGAGCTGGTCCGAG GGCTCCTGACGGTGGACCCGGCCAAGAGGCTGAAACTTGAGGGGCTGCGAGGCAGCTCATGGCTGCAGGACGGCAGCGCGCGTTCCTCGCCCCCGCTCCGGACCCCGGACGTGCTGGAGTCCTCCGGGCCGGCCGTGCGCTCCGGGCTCAACGCCACCTTCAtg GCCTTCAACCGGGGCAAGCGCGAGGGCTTCTTCCTGAAGAGCGTGGAGAACGCGCCCCTGGCCAAGCGCCGGAAACAGAAGCTGCGGAGCGCCGCCACCTCCCGCCGCGTCtcccccgcgccctccgcccaGGGCAGGGCCCCCGCCGCCAAGGGAGCCCCTAGACGAGCGAACGGCCCCCTGCCGCCCTCCTAG
- the RPS6KA4 gene encoding ribosomal protein S6 kinase alpha-4 isoform X1: protein MGDEDEDEGCAVELRITEANLTGNEEKVSVENFELLKVLGTGAYGKVFLVRKAVGHDAGKLYAMKVLRKAALVQRAKTQEHTRTERSVLELVRQAPFLVTLHYAFQTDAKLHLILDYVNGGEMFTHLYQRQHFKEAEVRVYGGEIVLALEHLHKLGIIYRDLKLENVLLDSEGHIVLTDFGLSKEFLTEEKERTFSFCGTIEYMAPEIIRSKSGHGKAVDWWSLGILLFELLTGASPFTLEGERNTQAEVSRRILKCSPPFPPRIGPVAQDLLQRLLCKDPKKRLGAGPQGAQEVKNHPFFQGLDWAALAARKVPAPFRPQIRSELDVGNFAEEFTRLEPVYSPPGSPPPGDPRIFQGYSFVAPSILFDHNNAVMMTDVLEASGTGDRPGRAAVARSAMMQDSPFFQQYELDLREPALGQGSFSVCRRCRQRQSGQEFAVKILSRRLEANTQREVAALRLCQSHPNVVKLHDVHHDQLHTYVVLELLRGGELLEHIRKKRHFSESEASQILRSLVSAVSFMHEEAGVVHRDLKPENILYADDTPGAPVKIIDFGFARLRPQSPAGPMQTPCFTLQYAAPELLAQQGYDESCDLWSLGVILYMMLSGQVPFQGASGQGGQSQAAEIMCKIREGRFSLDGEAWQGVSEEAKELVRGLLTVDPAKRLKLEGLRGSSWLQDGSARSSPPLRTPDVLESSGPAVRSGLNATFMAFNRGKREGFFLKSVENAPLAKRRKQKLRSAATSRRVSPAPSAQGRAPAAKGAPRRANGPLPPS, encoded by the exons ATGGgggacgaggacgaggacgagggcTGCGCTGTGGAGCTGCGGATCACcgaag CCAACCTGACCGGGAACGAGGAGAAGGTGAGCGTCGAGAACTTCGAGCTGCTCAAGGTGCTGGGCACGGGAG CCTATGGGAAGGTGTTCCTGGTGCGAAAAGCAGTCGGGCATGATGCAGGGAAGCTATATGCCATGAAGGTGCTGCGCAAGGCAGCGCTGGTACAGCGTGCCAAGACGCAGGAGCACACGCGCACCGAGCGCTCCGTGCTAGAACTGGTGCGCCAGGCCCCCTTCCTGGTTACGCTGCATTACGCCTTCCAGACGGATGCCAAGCTGCACCTCATCCTGG ACTATGTGAACGGAGGCGAGATGTTCACCCACCTCTACCAGCGCCAGCACTTCAAAGAGGCTGAAGTGCGTGTGTATGGGGGTGAGATTGTGCTGGCCCTGGAACACCTGCACAAG CTGGGTATCATCTATCGAGATCTGAAGCTGGAGAATGTGCTGCTTGACTCCGAGGGCCACATCGTACTCACAGACTTTGGGCTTAGCAAGGAGTTCCTGACGGAAGAG AAAGAACGAACCTTCTCCTTCTGTGGCACTATCGAGTACATGGCCCCCGAAATTATCCGCAGCAAGTCGGGGCATGGCAAG GCTGTGGACTGGTGGAGTCTGGGCATCCTTCTCTTTGAGCTGCTGACGGGGGCCTCGCCCTTCACCCTGGAGGGCGAGAGGAACACGCAGGCAGAGGTCTCCCG ACGGATCCTGAAGtgctcccctcccttccccccccggATCGGGCCTGTGGCACAGGACCTGCTGCAGCGGCTACTTTGCAAGGACCCCAAGAAGCGACTGGGTGCAGGGCCCCAGGGGGCACAGGAAGTCAAGAACCACCCCTTCTTCCAG GGTCTGGATTGGGCTGCTCTGGCTGCCAGGAAAGTTCCAGCCCCATTCCGACCACAGATCCGCTCGGAGCTGGATGTAGGCAACTTTGCAGAGGAATTTACTCGGCTGGAGCCTGTATACTCACCCCCTGGCAGCCCCCCGCCTGGGGACCCCCGCATCTTCCAG GGGTACTCCTTCGTGGCGCCCTCTATCCTGTTTGATCATAACAACGCGGTGATGATGACGGATGTGCTGGAAGCTTCTGGCACTGGAGACCGGCCAGGCCGCGCAGCGGTGGCCAGGAGTGCCATGATGCAG GACTCGCCCTTCTTCCAGCAGTACGAACTGGACCTGCGGGAGCCCGCGCTGGGCCAGGGCAGCTTCTCCGTGTGTCGCCGCTGCCGCCAGCGCCAGAGCGGCCAGGAGTTCGCGGTCAAGATCCTCAGCCGCAG GCTGGAGGCGAACACGCAGCGAGAAGTGGCCGCCCTACGGCTTTGCCAGTCGCACCCCAACGTGGTGAAGTTGCATGATGTGCATCACGACCAG TTGCACACGTATGTGGTTCTGGAGCTGCTGCGGGGCGGGGAGCTGCTGGAGCACATCCGCAAGAAGCGGCACTTCAGCGAGTCCGAAGCGAGCCAGATCCTGCGCAGCCTCGTGTCCGCCGTGAGCTTCATGCACGAGGAGGCGGGCGTGGTGCATCGCGACCTCAAGCCCGAG AACATTCTGTACGCCGACGACACGCCTGGAGCCCCCGTGAAGATCATCGACTTTGGGTTCGCGCGGCTGCGCCCGCAGAGCCCCGCGGGGCCCATGCAGACGCCCTGCTTCACGCTGCAGTACGCAGCTCCCGAGCTGTTGGCGCAGCAGGGCTACGACGAATCCTGCGACCTCTGGAGCCTCGGCGTCATTCTG TACATGATGCTGTCGGGGCAGGTCCCCTTCCAGGGGGCCTCAGGCCAGGGCGGGCAGAGCCAGGCGGCAGAGATAATGTGCAAGATCCGTGAGGGCCGCTTCTCCCTTGATGGGGAAGCCTGGCAAGGCGTGTCTGAGGAGGCTAAGGAGCTGGTCCGAG GGCTCCTGACGGTGGACCCGGCCAAGAGGCTGAAACTTGAGGGGCTGCGAGGCAGCTCATGGCTGCAGGACGGCAGCGCGCGTTCCTCGCCCCCGCTCCGGACCCCGGACGTGCTGGAGTCCTCCGGGCCGGCCGTGCGCTCCGGGCTCAACGCCACCTTCAtg GCCTTCAACCGGGGCAAGCGCGAGGGCTTCTTCCTGAAGAGCGTGGAGAACGCGCCCCTGGCCAAGCGCCGGAAACAGAAGCTGCGGAGCGCCGCCACCTCCCGCCGCGTCtcccccgcgccctccgcccaGGGCAGGGCCCCCGCCGCCAAGGGAGCCCCTAGACGAGCGAACGGCCCCCTGCCGCCCTCCTAG